In archaeon CG10_big_fil_rev_8_21_14_0_10_43_11, a genomic segment contains:
- a CDS encoding aspartate carbamoyltransferase, translating into MKLKHLIESQQLDVETIFTIFRKADELRNSIVKPLDGKILATLFYEPSTRTRLSFESAMLRLGGNIIGTENAKEFSSAMKGESLQDTIRIVSSYADIIVLRHSEEGASKISTSVSSIPIINGGDGSGQHPTQALLDLYTIWKEIGNIDNITIAMVGDLKYGRTVRSLCYLLGKFKNVKIIFIAHRYFSIKDDIKEYLRRHDTKFEEQTDLNQHLPQVDVVYMTRIQKERMSDEEYKNAKMAYKITKENLNLLKDSARLLHPLPHVEEIDLPVEIEQTDKRVAYFRQAKNGLYIRMALLSYLLE; encoded by the coding sequence ATGAAACTAAAACACTTAATAGAATCCCAGCAATTAGATGTTGAAACTATTTTCACTATTTTCAGAAAAGCAGATGAATTAAGAAACTCAATTGTAAAACCTCTTGATGGAAAAATTTTAGCCACTCTTTTTTATGAGCCAAGCACCAGAACACGACTTAGTTTTGAATCAGCAATGTTGAGATTGGGTGGGAATATTATTGGCACTGAGAATGCAAAAGAATTTTCATCCGCTATGAAAGGAGAATCATTACAGGACACTATAAGAATTGTTTCATCATACGCGGATATTATTGTGTTAAGACATTCTGAAGAAGGAGCATCTAAAATTTCTACTTCGGTTAGTTCTATTCCTATAATCAATGGCGGAGATGGGTCTGGACAACACCCAACACAGGCTCTTTTAGATTTGTATACCATTTGGAAAGAAATCGGTAACATAGATAATATCACTATCGCCATGGTCGGAGATTTAAAATATGGGAGAACTGTTAGGTCACTTTGTTATCTACTTGGAAAATTCAAAAATGTAAAAATTATCTTTATAGCTCATAGATATTTCTCGATCAAAGATGATATAAAAGAATATTTGAGAAGACATGACACTAAGTTTGAAGAACAAACTGACCTAAATCAGCATTTACCGCAGGTGGATGTCGTATACATGACACGAATTCAAAAAGAACGTATGTCTGATGAAGAGTATAAAAATGCAAAAATGGCTTATAAAATTACAAAAGAAAATTTGAATTTACTAAAGGATAGTGCTAGATTATTACATCCACTACCGCATGTTGAGGAAATAGATTTACCTGTAGAAATTGAACAAACTGACAAGAGAGTGGCATATTTTAGACAGGCTAAAAACGGACTTTATATAAGAATGGCTTTACTTTCATATTTGTTAGAGTAA
- a CDS encoding cytotoxic translational repressor of toxin-antitoxin stability system: MYEIIFSPKALKFLNKLPVEIQKRIMGGLERSRIRPQSHFIRLVATKGYKMRIGDYRILADINQERLEILIIKIGHRKNVYK, translated from the coding sequence ATGTACGAAATTATTTTTTCACCTAAAGCTCTAAAATTTCTAAATAAATTACCTGTAGAGATTCAGAAGAGAATTATGGGGGGCTTAGAAAGATCAAGAATTAGGCCCCAATCACATTTTATTCGCTTGGTTGCCACTAAAGGATATAAAATGAGGATTGGAGATTATAGGATTCTGGCCGATATAAATCAAGAAAGGCTTGAAATTTTGATTATAAAAATCGGACATAGGAAGAATGTGTACAAATAG